The sequence CATCGAGCTTTCTGGACATGTATATATTTTTAAGAAAAGACACAAGATGATCTTTGGTTAGTCCCGACTCTTTTGCTTGTTCTAGTTTTCTTTTTAATCGACTTGTATTGCTAGGTATTTCACTCGTTGCCCTATTTGTCATCTCTGTCATCCTTCTCTTCCTTTGCGCACGCAATCATATTTTGTAAAATAGTACTCTTTTGCTCCTCACTTGTCAGAACGCATCGTTTAAAACTAGAATAAATGGGAGCTTCTTGCACAATTTATTCGGAAAAAGGCAATCATCATGTCTAAAAGTATACTCATAATTGAGGACCAAGGTGATCTTATTGAGATTTACTCAAAATTTGCTCAAGAATTATTCACAAGCATTGACTCTGCCAGTACGATTGAAGATTCATTAAATGTGCTTAATAAGAAACTGTATGATTGTATTCTGTTAGATATTAATCTCAATAACACAGAAAATGGAGCTCAAGTCTTAAAGTATTTGATGGACAATCCAACAAATCAAAATGCTCAAACTCCTGTTGTGATTAGTAGCGCCTATGTTAATAGTATTTTTATCGAAAAGTTCCAAGGTCGTTTTGCTGGAATTTTAAAAAAACCATATGATCAAAATACATTTCTTTCTACGGTTAAGATGTCAACATTGTCTGTTGAAGATGTTTTGTTCAATCCCGACCAAGAGGATGAAGTTCCGATTGTCAAAACTGATACTCCATTTTCTCAACCAGAGCTACAAAACAAAGTAAAAAGTATCATTAACAATATTGCAAAAAACCCTGAGATCAAGAGTTTACTCAAAAAAATCAAAGTGGATCGAAATAAGGACAAATATGTAGGAGCGCATGCAGGTTTACTTATTAATATATCGACGGCCATCTCAAAGGAACTTCATTGGGATTCGCGAAGTACTTTAGAAAAATTTGTGACGGCCTCTTATATTCATGATTATGCCTTATCAAATAGACCGGATTTAGCAAGAATTCAAACACAAGCCGAACTCGAAGCAAAATCAACTTCCCTAAGCGACAAAGAAATAGAAGCTGTTAGACAACATCCCTTACTTTCATCTCAAATTTTTGAAAGCTTTAGTAATATTCCTCAAGATGTTCATACAATTATTCAACAACATCATGAAAGACCTGATGGGAGTGGATTTCCAGGAGGTATTTCACATAACCGCATCTCTCCGATGGCCGCCTTGTTTATTATCTCTCATGACTTTTGTCTATATATAATTGAGAATCCAAAGTGGAAGCTAGATAACTACATCATCCATGCAAAACATAAATTCAAAGGGCCCAATTTCAACAAGATAATGAGAGCTCTCTCATCGATTGGCAAATAATTGCCAAATTCAAGACACATAATCCCCCAATTAGCTGTAAAGATTGACTATTGAAGGAAAACAAACAACCTCAAGTCTTTGTCAAAGTTTTAGTCATATTCACACTTTAGATACCAATTTCATTAGAGTGCTTAATCTTTATCCACTATAAAAATCTAAGATATGAGAAAATTCTCTAGTTAGGTTGATGGAGAATAAATGAAATGAACTATCTTTTGGATCGAGAAAAAAAGTTTTTAAGCAAACGCAATGAATTTATCTTTAATTTGGCCATAGGTAGTCTACTACTTGCGGTTATAGGTATTGCAGCTTATATTTCTGGATTTCAGACCTTTTCCATATTTGTTTTTATCTCACTGACAGCAACTCTTTTTGTTATCCCATTAGTCGTAATCGGACAGAATGAAGAAATTAACGATTGGTTATATGCTGGAATTTTTCTTTTTGATATTTATAACTGCTCAATGTTAATAAGATATACTGACTATCATGTAGCTTCCGTTTCTTCTTTGATGGGACTTACTCCACTTTTCACTTTTGCTTTAGTTCGTACAAGTAAAAAACATATTCTGACCTTTGGAATATCTTCTTTAGGTGCAAGTTTCATTTTAGGGACTCAACTTGTGACTCTTATCTTCATTGCAATTACACTTTTTTCGATGAGAACTTGTTACTTAATCTATCTACAAAATTTAAAAATATTGTTGAAAGAAAAAGAGGCAACTGAGATTCATACTGCTATCTATCATCAAGAGGAGGTTTTTAAAGATGTTCTTACTCCTTTGAAAATGTGTCAAGGAGATCTTAAGCTCCTCGATGATCTTTTAGATGAAACAATAAATCGTACGAGCTTAAGATCAAAAATATTTTCCATTCACGAAAAAATTGAAGAAATAGAGCAGAATGTACAAAGAAAAAAAACAAGTTTGAAAAATTAATAACCTGCTGACAATGTTAAAGCGAACCTTCTATCTTCTTTGCCTCTAAATGAGCTCGCAGTAGTATCGACAGCGTAGCTGGTAATGTCGAATTCTAATTTATCAGTTCTAAAACCTAGCCCGCCTGAACCATATCCATCACCATATCCAACTCTCATAAAAAACACTCTGGCAAAATCTAACTCCATTCCAGCATTTATTCTTCTGACCATTGATAAACCGCTATGAACACCTGTGACGTCCTTATAGTTGGCCTCAAAGTGAATTCTAGTTGCATTTCCTATTTGGGGAGTTACGGAAAATCCTACATCAATAGCACTTTTAATATCTGTAGGAGTTCCTGCCCCCCCGTTCGCGCTCCAATCTTGTCCGGCAACATTATGATAGACGGCCGCAACAGTAGGAAGTAGTGCAATTGGAAGAGTTAAACGAAACCCAGCGTTCACAAATGCCCCTGTGCCATTAGAATATTCACTAGCGCCAATATCTACTTTTGTATTTTGATCCAAATCGGCCTGATATTCTTTTCTTATTAGCAAAATACCCATCGCCCCAAATTTAATAATCCCTCCAAATAGTGAGATATTTAATGCAGCATATGGCCCTTGATCTCGACGAAAAGTGTACTCATAGGGAGCAGTGGAATTTTCAATGTATCCCCTGGATTGCTGTGCAAAGAGATAACCTGCTGTGAAATATCTCATCGCAATATTGGGGGCAGCGTGAAACCTCATTATAGCGAGTGCTCCGTTTTTGTCTTGGAGTAATTCTCTCATCCCATCGGAAGAAAAACCCTTGAAAGTGTTTGGAACGGCCTCCAATAACTGTCCACCAGTAGATGCCCTTAACCAGCCTTTATTTGTCTCAATGTGAAGGTTAGTGAGGTGGAAGTGAAAATCTCTTACTGTACCAAGTCCAGCTGGATTATAAAAAGCGGCCTCAGCGCCATCTACTTTACAGATGTAAGCGTTTCCCATGCCCAGAGCACGAGAATTTGGAGCAAGTTCTGGAAACACCCCATCTTCAAATTCGATAATAGAATATGAGGATAAGGACAGAAATATCAGAATAAACGAGTAGAGTACTCTAAACATATATACCTCATCCCCATTTTAACATGGTGAACAATCATATTGAATGAGGTATAAAGTGCTTAATGTCGGTTTTTTCTACCGGGAAATCGATGCCCTAAATTACCAAGATAGGTACCTTTTATGGCCTTAATTGATTCTAGTCTTTGTTCAGCCAGTTTATCGGTGGCCTTATTTACAGGTAAATTTTCAGCATCAGAAAGTTTAAAAATATTTAGAGCAGTATCATAGATTGTGTCGACCATTCTCTTGGCCTTTCCTTCATTCCATCCTTCAAATTCAATGGAGACATTCATTAAACCTCCGGCATTAATCAAGTAATCTGGGGCGTACAAAATGCCCATCTCTTTAAGAATTTGTCCGTGTCGATCTTCTTTGAGTTGATTGTTAGCTGCTCCGCAGACTATTTTACATTTTAATTTTTCAATTGTTTCATCATTAATGGTAGCACCTAGGGCACAGGGAGCGTAGATATCGCATTCAACATCATAGATATCATTAAGGCCTATAAATTCTGAACCTGGTGCAATTTCTCTAAAACGATCGATATTTGTTTGACTAATATCTGTGAAGAAAATTTTCACACCATGTTTTGAGAGAATCTCACCCAGATAGTGTCCAACTGACCCAACTCCTTGAATAACTACTGACTTCCCTTTAAGAGATCTAGATCCAAAAACTTTAGTACAGCTTGCTTCCATTCCCCTGAATACGCCTAGGGCCGTAAAAGGAGAAGGGTTTCCAGAACCTCCATGGATTTTGGCAACACCTACAACATTGCTTGTTTCTGTGAAGATATGTTCAATATCAGACACGCCAATATTGACATCCTCGGCCGTAATATACCTTCCGTTTAAAGATTCTAAGAACTGGCCGTAGGATCTAAAGAGAGCTTCACTTTTTACTTCTGGGCCTCCGAGGATGACAGCCTTTCCTCCTCCAAGATTAAGTCCTGAAATAGCAGCTTTATAAGTCATTCCTCTTGAAAGTCTGAGAACATCAGTGATGGCCTCTTCTTCTGAAGTGTAATTCCAAAGTCTAGTTCCCCCAAGAGCAGGGCCTAAAATTGTATTATGGATGGCCACAATTGCCTTGAGGCCACAGCTTGAGTCACTGAAGAAGACAACTTCTTCATGTCCCATTGAATATAATTTTTCGAAAGTAATACTCATAAAATCCTCGTCCCAAAGAAAGTACTTTTATTCCATCAAAATGCTGGTAGAATGAATCGGATGAAACGTTTTTGATCATAGACTTTCAAGGATAAAAACAGTATGCACACTGTGTCGATAGAAATCGATAATGAAC is a genomic window of Halobacteriovoraceae bacterium containing:
- a CDS encoding response regulator, translating into MSKSILIIEDQGDLIEIYSKFAQELFTSIDSASTIEDSLNVLNKKLYDCILLDINLNNTENGAQVLKYLMDNPTNQNAQTPVVISSAYVNSIFIEKFQGRFAGILKKPYDQNTFLSTVKMSTLSVEDVLFNPDQEDEVPIVKTDTPFSQPELQNKVKSIINNIAKNPEIKSLLKKIKVDRNKDKYVGAHAGLLINISTAISKELHWDSRSTLEKFVTASYIHDYALSNRPDLARIQTQAELEAKSTSLSDKEIEAVRQHPLLSSQIFESFSNIPQDVHTIIQQHHERPDGSGFPGGISHNRISPMAALFIISHDFCLYIIENPKWKLDNYIIHAKHKFKGPNFNKIMRALSSIGK
- a CDS encoding Glu/Leu/Phe/Val dehydrogenase, giving the protein MSITFEKLYSMGHEEVVFFSDSSCGLKAIVAIHNTILGPALGGTRLWNYTSEEEAITDVLRLSRGMTYKAAISGLNLGGGKAVILGGPEVKSEALFRSYGQFLESLNGRYITAEDVNIGVSDIEHIFTETSNVVGVAKIHGGSGNPSPFTALGVFRGMEASCTKVFGSRSLKGKSVVIQGVGSVGHYLGEILSKHGVKIFFTDISQTNIDRFREIAPGSEFIGLNDIYDVECDIYAPCALGATINDETIEKLKCKIVCGAANNQLKEDRHGQILKEMGILYAPDYLINAGGLMNVSIEFEGWNEGKAKRMVDTIYDTALNIFKLSDAENLPVNKATDKLAEQRLESIKAIKGTYLGNLGHRFPGRKNRH